In one Polaribacter sp. ALD11 genomic region, the following are encoded:
- a CDS encoding HAD family hydrolase, with the protein MEISYKQLLPKINTFIFDVDGVLTNGMLTIMPDGELVRHMNVKDGYAMKNALNKGYRVCIISGGTNEGVRKRLTALGIEDIYLGAHNKIQQYRELVKKYNLQPENVLYMGDDVPDYPVMKLVGLAACPNDAVPEIQSISKYISYKKGGEGCVRDVIEQVLRVQQKWDENFDASL; encoded by the coding sequence ATGGAAATTAGTTACAAACAATTACTACCTAAAATTAACACGTTTATTTTTGATGTTGATGGAGTATTAACAAACGGAATGTTAACCATAATGCCAGATGGAGAATTGGTAAGACACATGAACGTAAAAGATGGTTATGCAATGAAAAATGCTTTAAATAAAGGCTATAGAGTTTGCATTATTTCTGGTGGAACCAACGAAGGCGTAAGAAAAAGATTGACTGCTTTAGGAATTGAAGATATTTATTTAGGTGCTCATAATAAGATACAACAATACAGAGAGTTGGTTAAAAAATACAATTTACAGCCAGAAAATGTATTGTACATGGGAGATGATGTACCAGATTATCCCGTAATGAAATTAGTAGGTTTGGCTGCTTGCCCAAATGATGCTGTTCCAGAGATACAAAGTATTTCTAAATATATTTCTTATAAAAAAGGTGGAGAAGGCTGTGTTAGAGACGTAATTGAACAGGTTTTACGAGTTCAGCAAAAATGGGATGAAAACTTTGATGCGAGTTTATAA
- a CDS encoding DUF2147 domain-containing protein, with amino-acid sequence MKKLLFTLLFVVISISINAQTIFGKWNSKNDDGNVDSVLEIYKKDGKAYAKVVEIMNPARKKALCVDCEGEYKDKPILGLNILSGLKKDGDEWSDGQIIDPRNGKVYKCYIKLVKPNKLKLRGFIGLSVFGKTNYWERVK; translated from the coding sequence ATGAAAAAATTACTTTTTACTCTTCTATTTGTGGTTATATCAATTTCTATAAATGCGCAAACAATTTTTGGGAAATGGAATTCTAAAAATGACGACGGAAATGTCGATTCCGTTTTAGAAATTTATAAAAAAGATGGTAAAGCGTATGCTAAAGTTGTAGAAATAATGAATCCTGCAAGAAAAAAGGCACTTTGTGTAGATTGCGAAGGCGAATACAAAGACAAACCTATTTTAGGACTAAACATACTTTCTGGTTTAAAAAAAGATGGTGATGAATGGTCTGATGGTCAAATTATAGACCCTAGAAATGGAAAAGTTTATAAATGCTACATCAAACTTGTAAAACCAAATAAACTAAAATTAAGAGGTTTTATAGGTCTTTCTGTCTTTGGTAAAACGAATTATTGGGAAAGAGTAAAGTAA